Proteins encoded by one window of Dioscorea cayenensis subsp. rotundata cultivar TDr96_F1 chromosome 6, TDr96_F1_v2_PseudoChromosome.rev07_lg8_w22 25.fasta, whole genome shotgun sequence:
- the LOC120263468 gene encoding triacylglycerol lipase SDP1-like, with product MDISNEASVDPFSIGPSSIIGRTIALRVLFCTSVSHLRHQLLHLLIRSLRHLRNTTVPLLSWFHPKNTQGILLMVTLIAFLLKRFTNVRSRAESAYLRKFWRSMMRSSLTYEEWSHAAKMLEKETTKMNEADLYDEELVRNKLRELRHRREEGSLRDVVFHMRADLLRNLGNMCNPHLHKGRLQVPKLIKEYIDEVSAQLKLVCDSESEELLLEEKLAFMHETRHAFGRTALLLSGGASLGAFHVGVVRTLVEHKLLPRIIAGSSVGSIMCAVVATRSWPELESFFEDSWHSLQFFDHMGGIFAVVRRVVTQGAVHDIRQLQRLLRHLTSNLTFQEAYDMTGRILGITVCSPRKHEPPRCLNYLTAPHVVIWSAVAASCAFPGLFEAQELMAKDRFGEIVPYHAPFAAGPGEKTTPSARRWRDGSLESDLPMMRLKELFNVNHFIVSQANPHIAPLLRLKELIRAYGGNFAAKLAHLAEMEVKHRFNQVLELGFRLGGIAKLFAQDWEGDVTVVMPATLAQYSKIIQNPSYAELQKAANQGRRCTWEKLSAIKANCAIELALDESVALLNHMRRLKRSAERAAASHGLVNTSRFNASRRIPSWNCIARENSSGSLEEDGLADTAASTQQGPIIVGGTSSRNRVSQRSFPNGSDSESESIDLNSWTRCGGPLMRTSSANKFIAFLHSLDTENDNTSVAMQMTGYSDSRVSTSEQSSDNTDSDQNAPASTSIVVSEGDLLQPERVRNGIMFNVVKKETVIRTPRSSDSEQQQSSSMEVDVENLQLDSYDASSSECDEDENTESLNKV from the exons ATGGATATTAGCAACGAAGCAAGTGTAGATCCATTCTCTATCGGCCCGTCATCGATCATTGGCCGGACGATAGCTCTCCGTGTCCTCTTCTGCACGTCAGTCTCCCATCTCCGGCATCAGCTCCTCCACCTCCTCATCCGTTCTCTCCGGCACCTCCGCAACACCACTGTCCCATTGCTCTCATGGTTCCACCCCAAGAACACTCAGGGAATCCTTCTCATGGTCACCCTCATTGCCTTCTTGTTGAAACGCTTCACCAATGTCCGGTCCCGTGCCGAATCAGCCTACTTGAGAAAGTTCTGGCGAAGCATGATGAGAAGCTCACTGACCTATGAGGAATGGAGCCATGCAGCCAAAATGCTTGAGAAGGAGACAACCAAGATGAACGAAGCTGATCTTTATGATGAGGAGTTGGTAAGGAACAAGCTCAGAGAGCTCCGGCATCGGAGAGAAGAGGGTTCTTTGAGGGATGTTGTGTTTCATATGCGCGCCGATTTGCTTAGGAATCTTGGCAATATGTGTAATCCTCACCTTCATAAGGGCAGGCTTCAG GTCCCTAAGTTGATAAAAGAATACATCGATGAGGTCTCAGCTCAACTGAAATTGGTCTGTGATTCCGAGTCAGAAGAGTTGCTCTTGGAAGAGAAGCTTGCTTTCATGCATGAAACAAGACATGCCTTTGGTAGGACAGCACTGCTCTTGAGCGGTGGTGCATCACTAGGAGCTTTCCATGTGGGCGTCGTGAGAACATTGGTGGAGCATAAGCTTTTGCCAAGGATAATTGCCGGTTCTAGTGTAGGATCAATCATGTGTGCGGTGGTGGCGACACGGTCATGGCCTGAACTCGAGAGCTTCTTTGAGGACTCTTGGCATTCACTGCAGTTCTTCGATCATATGGGCGGGATCTTTGCAGTGGTTCGGAGGGTTGTGACACAAGGGGCGGTGCATGATATTAGGCAATTGCAGAGGTTGTTGAGGCATCTCACTAGCAACTTAACCTTTCAAGAAGCTTATGACATGACCGGTCGTATTCTTGGTATCACCGTCTGCTCTCCGAGGAAGCATGAACCGCCACGATGTCTCAATTACTTGACAGCACCCCATGTGGTTATATGGAGTGCTGTAGCTGCCTCTTGTGCATTTCCTGGTCTCTTTGAGGCTCAGGAGTTGATGGCAAAGGATCGGTTTGGAGAAATTGTGCCTTACCATGCACCTTTTGCAGCAGGCCCAGGTGAGAAGACCACACCTTCTGCTCGCCGTTGGAGAGATGGGAGTTTGGAAAGTGATTTGCCAATGATGCGGTTGAAGGAATTGTTCAATGTAAACCATTTCATTGTTAGCCAAGCTAATCCTCACATCGCCCCACTTTTGAGGCTTAAGGAACTCATTAGGGCTTACGGAGGCAACTTTGCAGCCAAG CTTGCTCATCTTGCGGAGATGGAAGTTAAACACAGATTTAATCAGGTGTTAGAACTTGGTTTTCGACTTGGGGGAATTGCTAAACTCTTCGCTCAAGATTGGGAAGGTGATGTCACAGTGGTCATGCCGGCTACCCTCGCACAG TATTCAAAGATCATCCAAAATCCATCATATGCAGAGCTCCAAAAGGCCGCTAACCAAGGCAGGCGGTGCACTTGGGAGAAACTCTCTGCTATAAAAGCTAATTGCGCCATCGAACTCGCACTAGATGAAAGTGTTGCTCTTCTCAACCACATGCGGAGGCTCAAGAGAAGTGCCGAAAGAGCGGCTGCTTCCCATGGGCTCGTAAACACTAGTAGATTCAATGCATCTAGGCGGATACCATCATGGAACTGCATTGCAAGAGAGAACTCATCAGGTTCTCTTGAGGAAGACGGCCTTGCAGATACGGCTGCTTCAACTCAACAAGGACCTATTATTGTCGGAGGAACATCTAGCCGGAATCGTGTTTCCCAGAGAAGCTTTCCCAATGGAAGCGATAGCGAATCAGAAAGTATAGACCTCAATTCTTGGACAAGGTGCGGCGGGCCCTTAATGAGAACATCGTCAGCTAACAAATTCATCGCATTCCTTCATAGTCTCGATACAGAGAACGATAACACATCGGTGGCAATGCAAATGACTGGTTACAGTGATTCCAGAGTCTCGACCTCTGAGCAAAGTTCAGATAACACTGATTCTGATCAGAATGCGCCAGCATCCACGAGCATCGTGGTATCCGAGGGTGACTTGCTGCAACCTGAAAGAGTTCGCAACGGGATCATGTTTAATGTTGTTAAGAAGGAAACCGTAATACGAACACCAAGGAGCAGTGACTCGGAGCAGCAACAAAGCTCTTCGATGGAAGTAGATGTTGAAAACCTGCAACTGGATAGTTATGATGCCAGTTCTTCTGAATGCGATGAAGATGAAAATACAGAGAGCCTTAATAAAGTCTGA